The following proteins come from a genomic window of Musa acuminata AAA Group cultivar baxijiao chromosome BXJ1-7, Cavendish_Baxijiao_AAA, whole genome shotgun sequence:
- the LOC103992360 gene encoding regulator of nonsense transcripts UPF2, which translates to MEHAEDECRVGGEHHGKQDDEESIARLEEHRKSIDAKIALRHSNLNPERPDSGFLRTLDSSIRRNTAVIKKLKQINDEQREGLLDELRSVNLSKFVSEAVAAICDAKLRASDIQAAVQVCSLLHQRYKDFSPSLVQGLLKVFFPGKCGDELDVDKSLRAIKKRSTLKLLMELYFVGVIDDCSILVNIVKDLTTLDHLKDREVTQTNLSLLTSFARQGRFFLGLQQPGQEIYDEFFKGLNVTADQKKFFKKALHSYYDAVTELLLSEHNSLRLMELENAKVLSAKGELSDENAASYEKLRKSFDHLLRGVSSLAEAIDMQPPVMPDDGHATRVTTGVDASSSVSAKETSVLEPVWDDEDTRAFYESLPDLRAFVPAVLLGEAEPKLNEQQLKAHDQQNETTLEPDNDVQDTAETCADSEFSPECRTDEKGKDKDDKDKERIRDSEKEKSKEDTERKDGEKDKIKGLDGTSLDSLLQRLPGCVSRDLIDQLTVEFCYLNSKANRKKLVRALFNVPRTSLELLPYYSRMVATLSTCMKDVPTMLLSMLEEEFNFLINKKDQTNIETKIKNIRFIGELCKFKIASAGLVFSCLKACLDDFTHHNIDVACNLLETCGRFLYRSPETTIRMSNMLEILVRLKNVKNLDPRHSTLVENAYYLCKPPERSARVTKVRPPLHQYIRKLIFSDLDKSTVEHVLRQLRKLPWSECDSYILKCFLKVHKGKYSQVHLIALLTAGLARYHDEFAVALVDEVLEEIRLGLELNDYEMQQRRLAHMRLLGELYNYEHIDSSVVFETLYLIIVFGHGTPEQDVLDPPEDCFRIRLVITLLQTCGHYFDRGSSKRKLDRFLVYFQQYVLSKGPIPLDVEFDIQDTFADLRPNMTRYSSIEEVNAALLELEENERTASTEKTSNDKHSDGESQKGQSHTMASTITANGKSTTNGIEENGRVHEEAGDSESYSDSGSVYQEGHEDEEEPLYEDKSDDGSDGDEDDDDDEGPVGSDEEDSVLVRQKMVKVDPKEEEDFEREMKALMQESLESRKLELRSRPTLNMMIPMNVFEGSKDPRFVEGESGEETVDEEGGSGGQNRVRVKVLMKRGNKQQTKQMYIPRDCSLVHSTKQQEAAEVEEKLEIKKRILEYNEREEEELSGASSQAGNWMPAGNSGSNRPAGRGNWDGTRTGGRPRQNSSSGYYHSYGRRR; encoded by the exons GTTTGCTCTTTGCTTCATCAGAGATACAAAGACTTCTCACCTTCCCTTGTTCAGGGCCTTTTAAAAGTTTTTTTTCCTGGAAAATGTGGAGATGAATTAGATGTTGATAAAAGCCTGAGGGCAATTAAGAAGCGGAGTACTCTGAAGCTTCTTATGGAACTCTATTTTGTTGGCGTGATTGATGATTGCAGCATACTTGTAAACATTGTAAAGGATCTTACTACCTTGGATCATTTGAAGGATAGGGAGGTGACACAGACAAATTTGTCCCTTCTCACAAGTTTTGCCCGACAAGGAAGATTCTTTTTAGGCCTTCAGCAACCTGGACAAGAAATTTATGATGAG TTCTTTAAAGGCCTTAATGTCACCGCGGATCAGAAGAAGTTTTTTAAGAAAGCATTGCACTCGTATTATGACGCTGTCACTGAATTACTTCTTTCTGAACATAAT TCACTTCGGCTAATGGAACTTGAGAATGCAAAGGTATTAAGCGCTAAGGGGGAGCTTAGCGATGAGAATGCTGCTTCCTATGAGAAGCTTCGGAAGTCTTTCGATCACTTGCTTCGTGGTGTCTCTTC TTTAGCTGAAGCCATTGACATGCAACCTCCTGTAATGCCAGATGATGGGCATGCAACTCGAGTTACAACAGGAGTTGATGCATCGTCTTCTGTTTCTGCCAAAGAAACATCTGTTCTTGAACCTGTATGGGATGATGAAGATACACGAGCATTTTATGAATCATTACCTGATCTCAG AGCGTTTGTTCCTGCTGTTTTACTTGGAGAAGCTGAACCAAAGTTGAATGAACAACAACTGAAAGCACATGATCAACAAAAT GAAACTACATTGGAGCCAGACAATGACGTGCAAGATACTGCTGAGACCTGTGCTGATTCAGAATTTTCACCAGAGTGTAGAACAGATGAAAAGGGAAAGgataaagatgacaaagataaagaAAGAATCAGAGATTCTGAAAAGGAAAAATCTAAAGAGGACACTGAACGGAAAGATGGGGAGAAGGATAAGATCAAAGGCCTTGATGGAACAAGCTTGGACAGTCTACTACAGAGGCTTCCAGGCTGTGTAAGCCGTGATCTTATTGATCAGTTGACG GTAGAATTTTGCTACTTAAATTCAAAGGCAAATAGAAAGAAACTAGTCCGTGCCTTGTTCAATGTCCCAAGGACCTCCTTAGAGTTATTGCCATACTATTCTCGTATGGTGGCAACATTGTCAACTTGTATGAAAGATGTCCCAACAATGCTTTTATCGATGTTGGAAGAGGAATTCAACTTTTTGATAAATAAGAAG GATCAAACAAACATTGAAACAAAGATAAAGAACATTAGGTTTATTGGAGAGCTATGCAAGTTCAAAATTGCTTCTGCAGGTCTTGTTTTTAGTTGCTTGAAG GCCTGTCTTGATGATTTCACCCATCATAATATTGATGTTGCTTGCAACCTTCTTGAGACATGTGGTCGGTTTTTGTACCGATCACCTGAAACTACCATACGCATGTCAAACATGTTAGAGATTTTGGTGCGATTGAAAAATGTCAAAAATCTGGATCCACGCCATAGTACTCTGGTAGAAAATGCCTATTACTTGTGCAAACCACCTGAACGTTCTGCACGAGTTACTAAAGTCCGTCCTCCGTTACATCAG TATATCAGGAAACTAATTTTCTCAGATCTTGATAAGTCCACTGTTGAGCATGTTCTTCGGCAACTGCGGAAGCTACCTTGGTCTGAATGTGACTCGTATATCTTAAAGTGCTTTTTGAAGGTGCACAAGGGAAAATACAGCCAAGTGCATCTTATTGCTTTACTCACCGCAGGGCTTGCTCGTTACCATGATGAATTTGCGGTTGCACTTGTTGATGAG GTACTAGAGGAAATTAGATTGGGTTTGGAGTTGAATGATTATGAGATGCAGCAACGGCGGCTTGCACATATGAGGTTGCTAGGAGAGCTATACAATTATGAGCATATTGATTCTTCAGTAGTCTTTGAAACACTTTACTTGATTATTGTTTTTGGGCATGGAACACCAGAA CAAGATGTCCTGGATCCACCAGAAGATTGTTTCCGGATCAGGTTGGTGATAACACTTCTTCAGACGTGTGGTCATTATTTTGATAGAGGTTCTTCGAAGAGAAAGCTTGACAGGTTCTTAGTATATTTCCAACAATATGTTCTCAGCAAAGGTCCAATACCACTTGATGTTGAGTTTGACATTCAG GATACTTTTGCAGATTTACGACCAAATATGACTAGGTACTCTTCAATTGAGGAAGTTAATGCAGCACTTCTTGAACTTGAGGAAAATGAGCGCACAGCCTCAACTGAGAAGACCAGCAATGATAAGCACTCAGATGGTGAATCTCAAAAAGGTCAATCTCATACAATGGCATCTACCATCACAGCCAATGGAAAAAGCACCACAAATGGAATTGAGGAGAATGGTAGGGTTCATGAAGAGGCTGGAGACAGTGAGAGTTACTCAGATAGTGGTAGTGTTTATCAGGAGGGGCATGAAGATGAGGAAGAGCCTTTGTATGAAGACAAATCAGATGATGGGTCAGACGGtgatgaggatgatgatgatgacgagggTCCAGTTGGTTCTGATGAGGAAGACAGTGTTCTGGTCAGGCAGAAGATGGTGAAGGTTGATCCCAAGGAGGAAGAGGACTTTGAGCGGGAGATGAAGGCTCTGATGCAGGAGAGCTTGGAGTCACGCAAGCTAGAATTACGGTCTAGGCCTACCTTGAACATGATGATACCAATGAATGTTTTTGAAGGTTCCAAGGATCCAAGGTTTGTTGAAGGGGAGAGTGGCGAAGAAACAGTTGACGAGGAGGGTGGCAGTGGAGGACAGAACAGGGTGCGAGTAAAGGTGCTGATGAAGAGAGGGAACAAGCAGCAAACAAAGCAAATGTACATCCCTCGGGATTGCTCCCTTGTGCATAGCACAAAGCAGCAGGAGGCTGCCGAGGTTGAGGAGAAGCTGGAAATCAAGAAGAGGATCCTGGAGTACAATGAGAGGGAAGAGGAGGAACTAAGTGGTGCATCATCACAAGCTGGGAACTGGATGCCTGCTGGAAACAGTGGCAGCAATAGGCCTGCAGGCCGTGGAAATTGGGATGGCACGAGAACGGGTGGGCGACCACGGCAGAATTCTTCGAGCGGGTACTATCATAGTTATGGTAGGAGGAGATGA